Proteins encoded within one genomic window of Jiangella mangrovi:
- a CDS encoding sigma factor, whose product MSTRLSDPPLDHATSVFAGARPRLLAIAFRILQDPGDAEDIVQDAWLRWQRTDRSVVLDPAAFLATTTTRLALNAARCARRRHEAPVAGRFVEAVEGGAGPQVEAERRDAVEAVITLLMERLTPVERATYLLREGFDYPYRRIAELLRLQVAHTRQLARRARLGLASDRREPVDAAARRRLVEAFLAAARTGDLAVLETLLARSALRGT is encoded by the coding sequence ATGAGCACGCGACTGTCGGACCCGCCGCTCGACCACGCCACGTCGGTCTTCGCCGGCGCCCGGCCCCGGCTCCTCGCGATCGCCTTCCGGATTCTCCAGGACCCCGGCGACGCCGAGGACATCGTGCAGGACGCCTGGCTGCGGTGGCAGCGCACCGACCGGTCGGTCGTCCTCGACCCGGCCGCTTTCCTCGCCACGACGACCACGCGGCTCGCGCTGAACGCCGCGCGCTGCGCCCGCCGGCGCCATGAGGCCCCGGTGGCCGGCCGGTTCGTGGAGGCGGTCGAGGGCGGCGCCGGCCCCCAGGTCGAGGCCGAGCGCCGCGACGCCGTCGAGGCCGTCATCACCCTGCTCATGGAGCGGCTCACGCCGGTCGAGCGTGCCACGTACCTGCTGCGCGAGGGGTTCGACTACCCGTACCGACGGATCGCCGAGCTACTCCGGCTACAGGTCGCCCACACCCGCCAGCTCGCGCGACGGGCACGTCTGGGCCTCGCTTCGGATCGCCGGGAACCGGTCGACGCGGCGGCCCGGCGGCGCCTGGTCGAGGCGTTTCTCGCGGCGGCCCGGACCGGCGACCTCGCCGTCCTCGAGACCCTGCTCGCCCGGTCGGCGCTGCGAGGGACATAG